From the genome of Ziziphus jujuba cultivar Dongzao chromosome 6, ASM3175591v1, one region includes:
- the LOC107429786 gene encoding BTB/POZ domain-containing protein At3g05675 isoform X1: MDKATITKPCRLGNQNKKDVIICLKNGEGRPEWFCSNSSILTVKSKYFAQRLSDQDISNLIEIQCSEFNYDHHVDLLKLLYLPADLILESFNSVKSALGILEVAVAFQCEEIIQCCIQFLEAIPWEEKEEEQILKAVSKLGSIAMPILARIQPVDLTATKNVFVSAVRVATSIGEPCPPFGDELKSSAQEQVEYMLGEDEDTPLITVDDEVRSVVRMGLSKICSSFEKELSSLTEPNFASETAESQLLRSLSDLEWMCNILPKMDLMKDFVSNWLDMSNKVLGVIEDQKLDSHVWGLKIKLIEVTSKVLDAVGYGSVILPAPGRVTLLKTWLPYIRKMKPLLDSKGSEETGFPYKMDEELCQSIEGAIVSLVLALPSNDQADILADWMKAQQVRYPDLSEAFEIWCYRTKSAKRRLMESLSSKVEESSISLQNLAP, translated from the coding sequence ATGGACAAAGCCACAATAACCAAGCCTTGCCGTCTTGGTAACCAGAACAAGAAGGATGTTATTATATGCTTGAAAAACGGAGAAGGAAGACCTGAATGGTTCTGCTCCAACTCTTCAATTCTCACAGTTAAGAGTAAGTACTTTGCTCAGAGGCTCTCTGATCAAGACATTAGTAATCTCATCGAGATTCAGTGCTCAGAGTTCAATTATGATCATCATGTCGACCTTTTGAAGCTGCTGTATCTCCCTGCAGACTTGATTTTGGAATCCTTTAACTCTGTTAAATCTGCTCTGGGTATTCTTGAGGTTGCAGTTGCCTTCCAATGTGAAGAGATCATACAGTGCTGTATCCAGTTCCTGGAGGCCATTCCTTGggaggagaaggaggaggaacaaattttaaaagctgTCTCAAAACTGGGTTCAATAGCCATGCCCATATTAGCTAGGATTCAACCAGTGGATTTAACTGCCACGAAGAATGTTTTTGTCTCGGCAGTTAGAGTTGCCACATCCATTGGTGAACCTTGCCCTCCATTTGGCGATGAGCTGAAAAGTTCTGCTCAAGAGCAAGTTGAATACATGCTTGGGGAAGATGAGGACACACCATTAATCACAGTGGATGATGAAGTAAGATCGGTAGTAAGAATGGGTCTTTCGAAGATCTGTTCATCATTTGAAAAGGAACTGTCTTCCCTTACAGAGCCTAACTTTGCATCAGAGACTGCAGAGTCTCAATTGTTGCGTAGTTTGTCTGATCTGGAATGGATGTGTAACATACTTCCTAAGATGGACTTGATGAAAGATTTTGTTTCTAACTGGCTGGACATGTCCAATAAAGTTTTAGGAGTCATCGAGGATCAAAAACTCGATTCTCATGTGTGGGGCTTGAAAATTAAGCTCATAGAAGTGACTAGTAAGGTCTTGGATGCAGTAGGCTATGGTAGTGTGATTCTTCCTGCACCAGGCCGTGTAACATTACTAAAGACATGGCTCCCTTACATTAGGAAAATGAAACCCCTTTTAGATTCGAAGGGCAGTGAGGAGACCGGTTTTCCTTACAAGATGGATGAAGAGCTGTGCCAGAGCATAGAAGGAGCAATCGTTTCGTTGGTATTGGCATTGCCATCCAATGATCAAGCAGACATTCTTGCAGACTGGATGAAAGCACAGCAGGTTCGATATCCGGACTTGAGTGAAGCTTTCGAAATCTGGTGTTACAGAACAAAGTCTGCAAAGAGGAGATTAATGGAGAGCTTGAGCAGCAAAGTTGAAGAAAGCTCTATTAGCCTTCAAAATTTAGCTCcttga
- the LOC107429786 gene encoding BTB/POZ domain-containing protein At3g05675 isoform X2, translating to MDKATITKPCRLGNQNKKDVIICLKNGEGRPEWFCSNSSILTVKNLILESFNSVKSALGILEVAVAFQCEEIIQCCIQFLEAIPWEEKEEEQILKAVSKLGSIAMPILARIQPVDLTATKNVFVSAVRVATSIGEPCPPFGDELKSSAQEQVEYMLGEDEDTPLITVDDEVRSVVRMGLSKICSSFEKELSSLTEPNFASETAESQLLRSLSDLEWMCNILPKMDLMKDFVSNWLDMSNKVLGVIEDQKLDSHVWGLKIKLIEVTSKVLDAVGYGSVILPAPGRVTLLKTWLPYIRKMKPLLDSKGSEETGFPYKMDEELCQSIEGAIVSLVLALPSNDQADILADWMKAQQVRYPDLSEAFEIWCYRTKSAKRRLMESLSSKVEESSISLQNLAP from the exons ATGGACAAAGCCACAATAACCAAGCCTTGCCGTCTTGGTAACCAGAACAAGAAGGATGTTATTATATGCTTGAAAAACGGAGAAGGAAGACCTGAATGGTTCTGCTCCAACTCTTCAATTCTCACAGTTAAGA ACTTGATTTTGGAATCCTTTAACTCTGTTAAATCTGCTCTGGGTATTCTTGAGGTTGCAGTTGCCTTCCAATGTGAAGAGATCATACAGTGCTGTATCCAGTTCCTGGAGGCCATTCCTTGggaggagaaggaggaggaacaaattttaaaagctgTCTCAAAACTGGGTTCAATAGCCATGCCCATATTAGCTAGGATTCAACCAGTGGATTTAACTGCCACGAAGAATGTTTTTGTCTCGGCAGTTAGAGTTGCCACATCCATTGGTGAACCTTGCCCTCCATTTGGCGATGAGCTGAAAAGTTCTGCTCAAGAGCAAGTTGAATACATGCTTGGGGAAGATGAGGACACACCATTAATCACAGTGGATGATGAAGTAAGATCGGTAGTAAGAATGGGTCTTTCGAAGATCTGTTCATCATTTGAAAAGGAACTGTCTTCCCTTACAGAGCCTAACTTTGCATCAGAGACTGCAGAGTCTCAATTGTTGCGTAGTTTGTCTGATCTGGAATGGATGTGTAACATACTTCCTAAGATGGACTTGATGAAAGATTTTGTTTCTAACTGGCTGGACATGTCCAATAAAGTTTTAGGAGTCATCGAGGATCAAAAACTCGATTCTCATGTGTGGGGCTTGAAAATTAAGCTCATAGAAGTGACTAGTAAGGTCTTGGATGCAGTAGGCTATGGTAGTGTGATTCTTCCTGCACCAGGCCGTGTAACATTACTAAAGACATGGCTCCCTTACATTAGGAAAATGAAACCCCTTTTAGATTCGAAGGGCAGTGAGGAGACCGGTTTTCCTTACAAGATGGATGAAGAGCTGTGCCAGAGCATAGAAGGAGCAATCGTTTCGTTGGTATTGGCATTGCCATCCAATGATCAAGCAGACATTCTTGCAGACTGGATGAAAGCACAGCAGGTTCGATATCCGGACTTGAGTGAAGCTTTCGAAATCTGGTGTTACAGAACAAAGTCTGCAAAGAGGAGATTAATGGAGAGCTTGAGCAGCAAAGTTGAAGAAAGCTCTATTAGCCTTCAAAATTTAGCTCcttga